From one Bacteroides fragilis NCTC 9343 genomic stretch:
- a CDS encoding DUF5018-related domain-containing protein, with translation MKKLINTVLLLFLIGTVSSCLKSGLDDLEAYNEAEITNLNFEYRWWDEAKDQMAVKTLNIEKQISKDDNLITCKLTVPTASGSFTDAVRQNVSLSNLIAYIDLSTAARIMPLNGAPKLGSPGDFSAKEFKYQVTAADGTKREWTIKITDFVK, from the coding sequence ATGAAGAAACTTATAAATACTGTTTTGTTACTATTTCTAATAGGTACCGTTTCATCGTGCCTGAAATCAGGATTGGATGATTTAGAGGCCTATAATGAGGCTGAAATTACTAATTTGAACTTTGAATACCGTTGGTGGGATGAGGCTAAGGATCAGATGGCTGTTAAAACACTCAACATTGAAAAACAAATTTCGAAAGACGACAATCTGATTACCTGTAAGCTGACGGTTCCAACGGCCAGTGGCAGTTTTACAGATGCTGTCAGGCAAAATGTATCATTAAGTAATCTTATTGCTTATATAGATCTTTCTACTGCTGCCAGAATTATGCCCTTAAACGGAGCGCCTAAGTTGGGTAGTCCTGGCGATTTTTCAGCTAAAGAGTTTAAATATCAGGTGACTGCTGCCGACGGTACGAAAAGAGAGTGGACAATAAAGATTACGGATTTTGTGAAATAA
- a CDS encoding RagB/SusD family nutrient uptake outer membrane protein — protein sequence MNKIKNLFVIILFALVAFSCSDILDKGPLDKYSENDVWKSTDLTQAFIYTALANATNMMVWKDNWTDNEAIMEDGRDVNAELIDRYYDAGWNKYEDIRRCNMVLARVPEAPFTNAEKANFIAQAKTIRAMIYFTRARLFGKLMLVKELIDPEADMKFPRTATVKETYDFILNDLREAAPDLPVDAPSGALSRGVAYALLGEAALHGAAYIENGQEEYYRIAAKACEDLFALDKYSLDGNYAGMFNDYDHSLASSEIILAQWRSAENTNFSDTWMQRLVPNIDPSKLIADVQAKYPLVEEMAGWPQRFPSVDLVNDYLVVDEDGKAKEWDQTSYYKKFLVDGGTVEDAIYKNRDKRFKASIVYDGCSYFANRVWLREGGNLYYTSKTTEFWGMPVSGYVYRKCVYEAKRLLNSEKTDYHYTLLRLGRSYLNYAEIKLRQGDKETAIDYINRTRVTHGGLPELQKSLSLEDTWKEYKRERRIELVSEGDRYWSVLRWGKADGLEVVPELTVEQKFMKIAPDGKSFEIIPIPIYQSDNERTFTKKHYLFPVPQGQRDLNPNLDQNEGW from the coding sequence ATGAATAAGATAAAGAATTTATTTGTAATTATACTATTTGCCTTGGTCGCCTTTTCCTGCAGTGATATATTGGACAAGGGACCGCTTGACAAATATTCGGAAAATGATGTGTGGAAAAGTACTGACCTGACACAAGCATTCATTTATACTGCGTTGGCAAATGCTACGAATATGATGGTTTGGAAAGACAATTGGACGGATAATGAAGCTATCATGGAAGATGGGCGGGATGTGAATGCAGAATTGATAGACCGTTATTATGATGCCGGATGGAATAAGTATGAAGATATCCGTCGTTGCAATATGGTGTTGGCACGTGTTCCGGAAGCACCCTTTACGAATGCGGAAAAGGCTAATTTTATAGCACAGGCTAAGACGATACGTGCTATGATTTATTTTACGCGTGCCCGCTTGTTCGGTAAACTAATGTTAGTAAAAGAACTTATTGATCCGGAAGCGGATATGAAATTCCCTCGTACGGCTACAGTGAAAGAAACTTATGATTTCATACTGAACGACCTCAGGGAGGCTGCTCCTGATCTGCCTGTAGATGCTCCGTCCGGTGCATTGTCACGCGGTGTTGCCTACGCATTGTTGGGAGAAGCAGCTTTGCATGGGGCTGCATATATTGAGAATGGACAGGAGGAGTATTACCGGATAGCGGCAAAGGCCTGTGAAGATCTGTTTGCACTGGACAAATACTCACTGGATGGTAACTACGCCGGTATGTTCAATGATTACGATCATTCATTGGCTTCGAGCGAGATAATCCTGGCACAATGGAGAAGTGCTGAAAATACGAACTTTTCAGATACGTGGATGCAGAGACTGGTACCTAATATTGATCCCTCTAAATTGATTGCCGATGTGCAGGCAAAGTATCCCTTGGTAGAGGAGATGGCAGGTTGGCCGCAAAGATTTCCTTCTGTTGATTTGGTAAATGATTATCTTGTAGTTGATGAGGATGGAAAAGCCAAAGAGTGGGACCAGACTTCTTATTATAAGAAATTCCTGGTTGACGGAGGGACGGTTGAAGATGCTATTTACAAGAATCGTGATAAACGATTCAAAGCTTCTATCGTTTACGACGGATGTTCTTATTTCGCTAATAGGGTGTGGCTTCGTGAGGGAGGTAATCTTTATTATACTTCTAAAACGACAGAATTCTGGGGAATGCCGGTATCAGGATATGTTTATCGGAAATGCGTTTATGAAGCCAAACGTTTGCTGAACTCGGAAAAAACGGATTATCATTATACTTTGTTACGTTTGGGACGCTCTTATCTGAATTATGCGGAAATAAAGTTGCGCCAAGGTGATAAGGAAACGGCTATTGACTATATCAATAGGACGAGGGTAACTCATGGCGGTTTGCCGGAATTGCAAAAATCCTTATCACTGGAAGATACCTGGAAAGAGTATAAACGTGAACGCCGTATAGAACTGGTCAGTGAAGGCGACCGATACTGGAGTGTACTTCGTTGGGGTAAGGCCGACGGTCTGGAGGTTGTTCCGGAACTGACAGTTGAACAGAAGTTCATGAAAATAGCTCCTGATGGAAAATCTTTTGAGATAATTCCGATACCCATTTACCAAAGTGATAATGAGCGTACTTTTACCAAGAAACATTATTTGTTCCCTGTACCTCAAGGACAACGTGATCTGAATCCAAATCTGGACCAGAACGAGGGGTGGTAG
- a CDS encoding putative Ig domain-containing protein gives MNKPYFIAFLLFLALWTAIPSVFAGDVVLKVFEGKPRINSPHIIGNYPSTPFIFYIPTSGQRPMQWSAEKLPEGLELDSKTGIISGVMTSKGDYTVTLKAENALGVSVKQLVIRIGDELLLTPPMGWNSWNTFGQHLTEELVLQTADAMITNGMRDLGYSYINIDDFWQLPERGADGHLQIDKTKFPRGIKYVADYLHERGFKLGIYSDAAEKTCGGVCGSYGYEETDAKDFASWGVDLLKYDYCNAPVDRVEAMERYAKMGRALRATNRSIVYSVCEWGQREPWKWAKQVGGHLWRVSGDIGDIWYRDGNRVGGLHGILNILEINAPLSEYAGPSGWNDPDMLVVGIDGKSMSIGYESEGCTQEQYKSHFSLWCMMASPLLSGNDVRNMNDSTLKILLDPDLIAINQDVLGRQAERSIRSDHYDIWVKPLADGRKAVACFNRASSPQTVILNENTIADLSFEQIYCLDNHLTKSGSDSKELIVKLAPYQCKVYIFGKTD, from the coding sequence ATGAACAAACCCTATTTCATTGCATTTTTACTCTTTTTAGCTTTATGGACAGCCATTCCTTCTGTTTTTGCCGGAGATGTTGTTTTAAAAGTATTTGAAGGGAAACCACGTATCAATTCTCCTCATATCATAGGTAATTATCCTTCAACTCCATTTATCTTTTATATTCCGACTTCCGGTCAGCGACCGATGCAGTGGAGTGCGGAAAAACTCCCCGAAGGACTGGAACTGGATTCCAAGACTGGCATTATTAGTGGAGTCATGACTTCCAAAGGAGATTATACCGTAACCCTGAAGGCTGAGAATGCATTAGGTGTAAGTGTGAAACAATTGGTCATCCGCATTGGTGATGAATTATTATTAACTCCTCCAATGGGCTGGAACAGTTGGAATACTTTCGGACAGCATCTGACAGAAGAATTGGTCTTGCAAACGGCGGATGCGATGATAACGAACGGAATGCGTGATTTAGGATATTCCTATATCAATATAGATGACTTTTGGCAGTTGCCGGAACGGGGGGCTGACGGACATCTGCAGATTGATAAAACTAAGTTTCCACGTGGGATAAAATATGTAGCTGATTATCTGCACGAGCGTGGGTTTAAATTGGGAATTTATTCGGATGCCGCCGAAAAAACTTGTGGCGGCGTTTGCGGTAGCTACGGATATGAAGAAACAGATGCAAAAGATTTTGCCTCTTGGGGAGTTGACTTGTTGAAATATGACTATTGCAATGCTCCTGTAGATAGGGTAGAAGCCATGGAGCGATATGCGAAAATGGGAAGGGCACTACGGGCTACCAATCGTTCGATTGTCTATTCAGTGTGTGAGTGGGGACAGCGTGAACCTTGGAAATGGGCGAAGCAAGTGGGGGGACATTTATGGAGAGTATCAGGAGATATCGGTGACATTTGGTATCGGGATGGAAATCGTGTTGGTGGATTACATGGTATATTGAATATCCTTGAAATCAATGCTCCTCTGAGTGAATATGCCGGTCCATCCGGTTGGAATGATCCGGATATGTTAGTGGTCGGAATAGATGGAAAGAGTATGAGTATTGGTTATGAGTCGGAAGGATGTACTCAGGAACAATATAAATCCCATTTTAGCCTGTGGTGTATGATGGCTTCTCCTTTACTTTCCGGAAACGATGTACGGAATATGAATGATAGTACATTAAAAATCTTGTTGGATCCTGATTTAATAGCCATTAATCAGGATGTGTTAGGTAGGCAGGCAGAACGCAGCATTCGTTCGGATCATTATGATATTTGGGTAAAGCCGTTGGCAGATGGACGTAAAGCTGTGGCTTGCTTTAACCGGGCAAGCTCTCCGCAAACTGTGATATTGAATGAAAATACGATTGCCGATTTATCATTCGAGCAGATATACTGTTTGGACAACCATTTGACAAAGAGTGGTAGTGATTCAAAGGAACTGATAGTAAAACTGGCCCCATATCAATGTAAGGTCTATATTTTCGGTAAAACGGATTGA